Proteins from a genomic interval of Mesobacillus sp. S13:
- a CDS encoding phage portal protein, with amino-acid sequence MVTSEQIKEGIKKHKAELPRYRKLYDYYTGKHKILNRVLPDPDKPNNKIVSDYAGIVIDTLLGYFAAKPITLLSQSGNEKYLNDIKDVYYINDEEDTNAETVKDFSVFGKSYEVMWIDPEGHIRFTEFSPIEMYVEKDRKDNIKFAFRYWDEKIGNDKVTKVELYDAEGIHYFVSSGNDYIPDPVEVSKPHYFGETPVIIYKNNDEEIGDFEKFIPMIDGVDVLLSDSLNELESFANAFLKIKGYQGSTKEDILKLKQEGVILLDENGEADWMIKNINNQFQQNFFETVDKLLHQQTSTPKLTSEEFASNLSSVAIRYKLFGLESKCAVKERKMTKALRKRLRLITNILNKKGNDYMASDIRFQFSRNLPQNESEITDQIVKLTGTVDQESLLSWHPRVENVSQVIKKVKEEKDAMGLASLDSLLQSGGLNE; translated from the coding sequence TTGGTTACTAGTGAACAAATAAAAGAGGGTATTAAAAAACATAAAGCAGAATTACCAAGGTATCGAAAGTTATATGATTACTATACTGGCAAACACAAAATATTAAACAGAGTACTTCCTGATCCAGATAAACCAAACAATAAGATTGTTTCGGATTATGCTGGCATTGTGATTGATACTTTACTAGGATATTTTGCTGCAAAGCCGATTACACTATTAAGTCAAAGTGGAAATGAAAAATACCTCAATGATATTAAAGATGTTTATTACATAAACGATGAAGAAGATACCAATGCTGAAACGGTTAAAGACTTTTCGGTGTTCGGAAAAAGTTATGAAGTAATGTGGATTGATCCAGAAGGTCACATTCGTTTTACGGAGTTCTCACCGATTGAAATGTATGTTGAAAAGGATAGGAAAGATAACATTAAGTTTGCATTCCGTTATTGGGATGAAAAAATCGGCAATGACAAAGTTACTAAAGTGGAATTGTACGATGCTGAAGGTATTCATTACTTTGTCTCAAGTGGAAATGATTATATCCCTGATCCAGTTGAAGTATCAAAACCTCATTACTTTGGCGAAACACCAGTTATCATTTACAAAAATAACGATGAAGAAATCGGGGATTTTGAAAAGTTTATTCCAATGATTGACGGGGTTGACGTATTGTTGAGCGACTCGTTGAATGAGTTGGAGTCTTTTGCCAATGCATTCTTAAAAATCAAAGGTTATCAAGGTTCAACCAAAGAAGATATTCTGAAGTTAAAGCAGGAAGGAGTTATTCTTCTTGATGAGAATGGTGAAGCGGATTGGATGATTAAGAATATCAATAACCAATTCCAACAAAATTTCTTTGAAACAGTTGATAAATTGCTTCATCAGCAAACTTCAACTCCTAAATTAACATCAGAAGAGTTTGCTTCAAATCTCAGTTCTGTGGCAATACGTTACAAACTTTTTGGACTTGAATCCAAGTGTGCTGTCAAAGAAAGAAAGATGACTAAGGCTTTGAGAAAGCGCCTCAGACTGATTACAAATATCCTGAATAAAAAAGGAAATGATTACATGGCGTCAGATATTCGCTTTCAATTTAGTAGAAATCTTCCTCAAAATGAATCAGAAATTACTGACCAAATTGTTAAATTGACTGGCACAGTTGATCAAGAGTCCTTATTGTCTTGGCATCCTAGAGTTGAGAATGTATCACAGGTGATTAAGAAAGTAAAAGAGGAGAAAGATGCAATGGGTCTAGCTTCACTTGATTCTCTTTTACAATCTGGTGGTTTAAATGAGTGA
- a CDS encoding minor capsid protein — protein sequence MSDLEKELLKMVDDIFNVTEKDHKKILKLYKQSEENIISFFNSLFSEYGTDGQLELTEIQKYNRAKKIEEFLQNEAKSLIKAEIALTTSILFAAYTATYYKSTYYMESNLGIAINFKLLNKEIISEVVNFDWSGIPFSTRIYNNHQNLINTLRTELFNGIRQGESVDKIARRVRKQMGIRYHHSQVLIRTESARVISSAQERIYQDSGAVEGIIFTATLDSKTTDYCQKNDSKRWKIDDPKRPKLPAHISCRSCWIPAAKNYQPKKRKDNETKGIIQYKSYEEWAKAKKI from the coding sequence ATGAGTGACCTTGAAAAAGAATTGCTCAAAATGGTTGATGATATTTTTAATGTGACTGAGAAGGATCATAAAAAAATATTGAAACTATATAAACAATCAGAAGAAAATATAATCAGTTTCTTTAATTCCCTATTTTCGGAGTATGGTACGGATGGGCAATTAGAATTAACTGAAATCCAAAAGTACAATAGAGCGAAAAAGATTGAAGAGTTCCTACAGAACGAAGCTAAAAGTCTTATTAAGGCTGAAATTGCATTGACAACATCTATTTTGTTTGCTGCTTATACTGCTACATATTATAAATCAACATACTATATGGAATCTAACTTAGGTATTGCAATCAATTTTAAACTTTTAAACAAAGAGATTATTAGTGAAGTAGTAAATTTTGATTGGAGCGGAATACCTTTTTCGACTCGTATTTACAACAACCATCAGAATTTAATTAATACACTTAGGACAGAACTATTCAATGGTATAAGACAGGGTGAATCAGTTGATAAAATTGCCAGACGTGTAAGAAAGCAAATGGGAATACGTTATCATCATTCACAAGTTTTAATTCGTACGGAATCAGCAAGGGTTATCTCTTCTGCACAGGAAAGGATTTACCAAGATAGCGGAGCTGTAGAGGGCATAATATTTACAGCAACTTTAGACTCAAAAACTACGGATTACTGCCAAAAGAACGATTCAAAACGCTGGAAAATAGATGATCCAAAAAGGCCAAAACTTCCAGCTCATATTTCCTGTAGATCATGTTGGATTCCTGCAGCCAAGAATTATCAACCCAAGAAGCGGAAAGATAATGAAACAAAGGGAATTATTCAATATAAGAGTTATGAAGAATGGGCAAAAGCAAAAAAAATATAA
- a CDS encoding terminase gpP N-terminus-related DNA-binding protein, whose amino-acid sequence MLTEREMKAIKLYFEGRMTVDQIAKECGWENRSSVYKLLNREEAQNYKNMLEAETVKEALTMLRMNSKRLTKKLIDIADGNIENVKTVYAELNATNSGLEKAGLTAKNTIVLEDGKKSSDEDYNELVDMLKQQKEENS is encoded by the coding sequence ATGTTAACAGAAAGAGAAATGAAGGCTATTAAACTCTACTTTGAAGGCAGAATGACTGTTGATCAAATTGCTAAAGAGTGTGGATGGGAAAACAGATCATCAGTATATAAGTTGTTAAACCGAGAAGAAGCTCAAAATTATAAGAATATGTTAGAGGCTGAAACAGTAAAGGAAGCTTTGACTATGCTTAGAATGAATTCGAAACGCTTAACTAAGAAGCTTATAGATATAGCTGATGGGAATATTGAAAATGTTAAAACTGTCTATGCAGAGTTAAATGCAACGAATTCAGGTCTAGAAAAGGCAGGGCTTACAGCTAAAAATACAATCGTATTAGAGGATGGTAAAAAGTCCAGCGATGAAGATTACAATGAATTAGTGGATATGTTGAAGCAGCAGAAGGAAGAAAACTCCTGA
- a CDS encoding ArsR family transcriptional regulator, giving the protein MTRNERLELILEIKKKELRVKDIAQQMGVSPSLLSQFLNSRCNMSHDKEIKLKQIVNQAKEFEWQKVYIE; this is encoded by the coding sequence ATGACTCGAAACGAACGATTAGAACTGATACTTGAAATTAAAAAGAAGGAATTGCGAGTTAAGGATATTGCACAGCAAATGGGAGTATCTCCAAGTTTGCTAAGTCAGTTCCTAAATTCACGATGCAATATGTCTCATGATAAGGAGATAAAGTTAAAACAAATTGTAAATCAGGCCAAGGAATTTGAATGGCAGAAGGTTTATATAGAATAA
- a CDS encoding DUF4355 domain-containing protein → MEVTLEHVQSFLETNKENGDVQAYLGKLSTPTFDGVRGFLESNEDGKKLLQSLSDSKVTQGIESFKKNNLQKLLDEEVKKRFPEKDEKDIELENIKAELARIQSEKVRESLANKAIKYANDQKLPLDLVDFFIGEDEGKTTSNLTKLKEVFDKHIQAMVEEKLKESGTNLKDGTNKTSLTLEAINSMSEEEMLKNWEAVQSFLKNNK, encoded by the coding sequence ATGGAAGTAACATTAGAGCACGTGCAATCGTTTCTAGAAACAAATAAGGAAAATGGTGATGTCCAGGCTTATCTAGGGAAACTTTCTACACCAACATTTGATGGGGTAAGAGGGTTCTTGGAAAGTAATGAGGATGGAAAAAAACTTCTTCAGTCATTATCAGATTCCAAAGTAACTCAAGGGATTGAATCATTTAAAAAGAACAACCTTCAAAAGTTATTAGATGAAGAGGTTAAAAAGCGTTTTCCTGAAAAGGATGAAAAGGATATTGAGTTAGAAAATATAAAAGCTGAATTGGCTAGGATTCAATCGGAGAAGGTGAGAGAATCTTTGGCCAATAAAGCAATTAAATATGCTAATGATCAAAAGTTACCACTAGATTTAGTGGACTTTTTTATTGGGGAAGATGAGGGTAAAACAACCTCAAATTTAACTAAGTTAAAAGAGGTTTTTGATAAGCATATTCAAGCAATGGTAGAAGAAAAATTGAAGGAATCTGGTACTAATCTTAAAGATGGAACAAACAAAACTTCTTTAACACTTGAAGCCATTAACAGTATGTCTGAAGAAGAAATGTTGAAAAATTGGGAGGCAGTCCAATCATTCCTAAAAAATAATAAGTAA
- a CDS encoding recombinase family protein, with translation MTTYGYGRVSSKGQNLSAQLNQLSEYGVSKENIFKEKVSGRKKDNREEFNKLLNKVVAGDLIVVTKLDRFARSTKDALNTIELLKDKGVGLVVLNVSGEKLDTTTATGKLMVTVLSAVAEFEADMIRERQLEGIAEAKERGVYKGRPKKYTEKNKGLQYALELFNNRDKNKMTVNEIEQITKISRATLYRESKRISNN, from the coding sequence TTGACAACATACGGTTATGGAAGGGTTTCTTCAAAAGGTCAAAACTTATCGGCGCAGTTAAATCAGTTATCAGAATATGGAGTCAGCAAAGAGAACATATTCAAAGAAAAGGTAAGCGGTAGAAAGAAAGACAATCGTGAAGAATTCAATAAACTGCTTAATAAAGTTGTTGCTGGTGATTTAATTGTAGTAACTAAGTTGGATCGTTTCGCTAGGAGTACAAAGGATGCTTTAAATACTATTGAGTTACTGAAAGATAAAGGAGTAGGTCTTGTTGTCCTTAATGTAAGTGGTGAAAAGTTAGATACGACTACAGCAACAGGAAAGTTGATGGTTACAGTGTTATCAGCAGTAGCAGAATTCGAAGCAGATATGATTAGAGAAAGACAGCTAGAAGGTATTGCCGAGGCTAAGGAAAGAGGAGTCTATAAAGGTAGACCAAAGAAGTATACTGAAAAGAATAAAGGTTTACAGTATGCACTAGAATTGTTTAATAACCGTGATAAGAATAAAATGACAGTCAATGAGATTGAACAGATTACCAAGATAAGTAGAGCAACATTATATAGAGAATCAAAAAGAATAAGCAACAATTAG
- a CDS encoding IPT/TIG domain-containing protein encodes MTVAEDTYLLGSGDLYLGVVTNPSTATEEEIQAALKNVGAISGGAALAYKPTFYEIESANRGTIASFKTKEEVTFKSGILTWDLKNLESLSSAYYSETSGSRRVGIGGLKNVPVNYVRFVHIKPDGLKLTVNLFKAQAQSGFELTFDKEKETVIDAEFKALAVVNKNDGNLVEIIEEIGVQPLPTVNSLSVTSLSTAELPYMIKVTGTNFKQDSIVIAEQFDGEHELKTLYDSSTGLYAELDGLTASTYSIKVKNGSQISTVYQSLTITSP; translated from the coding sequence ATGACAGTAGCAGAAGATACATATTTGCTAGGTAGTGGTGATTTATATTTAGGAGTTGTGACAAATCCCTCTACAGCAACAGAAGAAGAAATTCAGGCAGCGTTGAAGAATGTAGGTGCAATTTCAGGTGGAGCAGCATTAGCTTATAAACCAACTTTTTATGAAATTGAATCAGCGAATAGAGGTACAATTGCAAGTTTTAAAACGAAAGAAGAAGTTACTTTTAAATCAGGTATTCTAACCTGGGATTTAAAGAATCTCGAAAGTCTTAGTTCTGCATACTATTCAGAGACTAGTGGTTCTAGGAGAGTTGGTATTGGTGGATTAAAGAATGTACCAGTTAACTATGTACGTTTTGTTCATATAAAACCAGATGGATTAAAATTAACTGTCAACCTATTTAAGGCACAAGCACAATCAGGTTTTGAATTGACATTTGATAAAGAGAAAGAAACAGTTATTGATGCTGAATTTAAAGCATTGGCAGTTGTAAATAAAAATGATGGAAACTTGGTAGAAATTATTGAGGAAATTGGTGTTCAACCTTTACCGACAGTTAACTCTCTAAGTGTGACATCATTAAGCACTGCTGAATTGCCATATATGATTAAGGTGACTGGTACGAACTTCAAACAGGATAGCATTGTAATTGCTGAGCAGTTTGATGGTGAACATGAATTGAAGACACTCTATGACAGTTCAACAGGATTGTATGCGGAGTTAGATGGACTTACTGCATCCACTTATTCTATTAAGGTCAAGAATGGATCACAGATTTCTACTGTATATCAATCGCTTACTATTACTTCTCCCTGA
- a CDS encoding phage head-tail connector protein has product MAYLDEDILSDVSDKIITTSIKILGLEGNTSSHYLLEHYSHSAQDFIFDFCKLNEIPPSLYTVITEMIVFQYKQKGVENVASEGKGSVSESYLTEYPPNIMNRLKSHRKIVIL; this is encoded by the coding sequence GTGGCTTATTTAGATGAAGATATATTGAGCGATGTCTCGGACAAAATCATTACCACTTCGATTAAAATTCTTGGGCTTGAGGGAAATACTTCCAGTCATTATTTGTTGGAACACTATTCTCACAGTGCACAGGATTTTATTTTTGATTTCTGTAAACTAAATGAGATTCCTCCATCTTTGTATACTGTTATCACTGAGATGATTGTTTTCCAGTACAAACAAAAAGGAGTAGAAAATGTTGCGAGTGAAGGGAAGGGTTCTGTTAGTGAATCTTATCTTACTGAGTACCCACCAAACATTATGAATAGGCTAAAGTCACATAGAAAGATTGTGATTCTATGA
- a CDS encoding P22 phage major capsid protein family protein, with the protein MSVQNFIPTVWSAKLNESLKKSLVFGNVVNNDYQGDAKFGNTVKINSIGAITIGDYDKANGTGEPEELNSAQTTLLIDQQKFFNFKVEDIDKAQSNVDLLEGAMKEAGYGLADVADQYIASFYTEVAAGNTIGNDTTPIVPTKDNAYDYLVDLGVKLSEANVPKSDRFVVVPEFFYGLLQKDARFVKDPAVLATGYIGSVNGMTVYTSNNVANTAGSKYKVMAGHKSAIAFASQIDSVEAYRPEKSFSDAMKGLQVYGAKVIKPSALAVLTVNKA; encoded by the coding sequence ATGTCAGTACAAAATTTCATTCCTACAGTTTGGTCAGCAAAATTAAACGAGTCTCTTAAAAAATCTTTGGTATTTGGTAATGTTGTAAACAATGATTATCAAGGAGATGCTAAATTTGGTAACACTGTAAAAATTAATTCTATTGGTGCTATCACTATTGGTGACTATGATAAAGCTAATGGAACTGGTGAGCCTGAAGAACTTAATTCTGCTCAAACAACTTTGCTTATCGACCAACAAAAATTCTTTAACTTTAAAGTTGAGGATATTGATAAGGCTCAAAGCAATGTTGACCTTCTTGAAGGAGCAATGAAAGAAGCGGGGTATGGTCTTGCAGATGTAGCCGATCAATATATTGCTAGTTTCTATACTGAAGTTGCTGCAGGAAACACTATTGGTAATGATACTACTCCCATTGTTCCTACAAAGGACAATGCCTATGATTACCTGGTCGACCTCGGTGTTAAACTTTCTGAAGCCAACGTTCCAAAATCTGATCGTTTTGTAGTTGTTCCTGAATTCTTCTATGGTCTTCTTCAAAAGGATGCTCGTTTTGTTAAAGATCCTGCTGTTCTTGCAACTGGATATATTGGGTCAGTTAACGGAATGACTGTTTATACTTCCAACAATGTTGCTAATACTGCTGGATCGAAATACAAAGTAATGGCTGGTCATAAGTCAGCGATTGCATTTGCTTCTCAAATTGATTCAGTTGAAGCATATCGCCCAGAGAAATCTTTCTCTGATGCAATGAAGGGTCTTCAAGTATACGGTGCAAAGGTTATTAAACCATCAGCTCTAGCGGTTTTAACAGTGAATAAAGCCTAA
- the terL gene encoding phage terminase large subunit, with protein sequence MRTIDKKEKELLLKYLKRHFSADQIEQLLKLHKNKLTGKEGLRKKLAEIDKEYFALAYFPKIFWREFGDFQRSFLQDLDSILNQEGKRLVYGVARNHGKSTIGTFLEPMHSLLYKIIRFILILSASDDLAVALMNDIKAEITSNEAIIEDFGELKSSEKWSAQEIWLNNDSCIMARGILGTLRGIKWKGLRPQLILCDDLLTDSMVESESKNEKVKNLFRESVLNLGDSYTNYVVVGTTLSENDLISDLFKPETTGWKKVIKPAVIKFSEALDLWEKWEKIYTDRQDEDRENTALSFFNAHKTEMLRGTEVLWPERWSYYELMKKKIDDGDIAFWKEQMLNPKNAGELIFQKLQYWESLPDFNELEIVMYIDPAIKAGKRNDFSAITILAQHYKTKQKYVLDGSVHKVLPDELFKIAAKKIKDFPLDRIGFETIQAQSYMKQKFEEALYKNQIYVHVTGVNTRGNKHARIESLQPEVNSGVILFNRDNLTYNAQIKDYSINAKNDDCADSLFGAVQLLGNHKRIQSLDRKLLGI encoded by the coding sequence GTGAGAACAATAGATAAAAAAGAAAAAGAGTTGCTCCTTAAATATCTCAAAAGACATTTCTCTGCTGACCAGATTGAACAGTTACTGAAGTTACATAAAAATAAACTCACTGGTAAAGAGGGTTTGAGAAAAAAGTTAGCTGAGATTGATAAGGAGTATTTTGCATTAGCCTATTTCCCTAAAATATTCTGGCGTGAATTTGGTGATTTTCAGCGTTCGTTTCTTCAGGATTTAGATTCAATATTAAATCAAGAGGGAAAACGCTTAGTTTATGGAGTAGCACGAAATCACGGGAAATCAACAATCGGTACTTTTCTTGAACCAATGCATTCTTTATTGTATAAAATTATTCGATTCATTCTAATATTGTCTGCTTCTGATGATTTAGCAGTTGCCTTAATGAATGATATCAAAGCGGAAATTACGTCAAACGAAGCGATTATTGAGGACTTTGGTGAATTAAAGTCTTCTGAGAAATGGTCTGCTCAAGAGATTTGGCTAAATAATGACTCTTGTATTATGGCTAGAGGTATATTAGGAACACTTCGGGGTATTAAGTGGAAGGGTTTGCGTCCACAATTAATTCTTTGTGATGACTTACTTACTGACTCAATGGTTGAATCTGAGTCTAAAAATGAAAAGGTGAAAAATTTATTTAGAGAATCTGTACTAAACCTAGGTGATTCCTACACGAACTATGTAGTTGTAGGAACTACTCTCTCTGAAAATGATTTAATTTCTGATTTATTTAAACCAGAGACAACTGGTTGGAAAAAGGTTATAAAACCTGCCGTCATTAAATTTAGTGAAGCATTAGATTTATGGGAAAAATGGGAAAAAATTTATACAGATAGACAAGACGAGGATAGAGAAAATACAGCTCTATCTTTTTTTAATGCTCATAAAACAGAGATGCTTAGAGGAACAGAAGTACTTTGGCCTGAAAGATGGTCTTATTATGAATTAATGAAAAAGAAAATAGATGATGGAGATATTGCATTTTGGAAAGAGCAAATGCTTAATCCTAAAAATGCTGGTGAGTTAATCTTTCAAAAACTTCAGTATTGGGAGTCTCTTCCTGACTTTAATGAACTGGAGATTGTCATGTATATAGATCCAGCGATTAAAGCAGGAAAAAGAAATGACTTTTCAGCAATCACTATTCTTGCTCAACATTATAAGACAAAACAAAAATATGTTCTGGATGGTTCAGTGCACAAAGTACTACCAGATGAATTATTTAAAATTGCTGCTAAGAAAATTAAGGATTTCCCTCTTGATCGAATTGGATTTGAAACAATTCAAGCTCAGTCTTACATGAAACAGAAATTTGAGGAAGCATTATATAAAAATCAGATTTATGTTCATGTAACAGGAGTTAACACTCGTGGGAATAAACATGCTCGTATTGAATCACTGCAGCCTGAAGTTAATTCAGGTGTTATTTTATTTAACCGAGACAACCTTACATATAATGCTCAAATTAAGGATTACTCAATAAATGCCAAAAATGATGACTGTGCTGATAGTTTATTCGGTGCTGTCCAGTTATTAGGAAACCATAAAAGAATCCAGTCACTAGACCGGAAATTACTTGGGATATAG
- a CDS encoding HK97 gp10 family phage protein — translation MANNRFREAIEDMKRKRERTAEEIAIFVEAEAKQRVAVKTGTLRREITHVTKHEDEVSTLKVGTNLDYAQAVEEGSNPHKIKRKDGKPLKLKIDGKWVTVDEVNHPGSSPQPYLRPSVEENTGEIQDRIKRGMSVGD, via the coding sequence ATGGCTAACAATAGATTCAGAGAAGCAATAGAAGATATGAAAAGAAAAAGGGAAAGAACTGCAGAGGAGATTGCAATCTTTGTTGAAGCCGAGGCAAAGCAAAGAGTAGCGGTTAAGACTGGTACACTGCGAAGAGAAATTACTCATGTAACTAAACATGAAGATGAAGTCAGCACGTTAAAAGTTGGTACTAATTTAGATTATGCTCAGGCAGTTGAAGAAGGTTCGAATCCTCATAAAATCAAGCGAAAAGACGGAAAACCATTGAAATTAAAAATAGATGGTAAATGGGTTACGGTAGATGAAGTTAATCACCCTGGCTCTAGTCCTCAACCGTATTTGCGTCCTTCTGTCGAAGAGAATACCGGAGAAATTCAAGATAGGATTAAAAGGGGGATGAGTGTAGGTGATTAA
- a CDS encoding NYN domain-containing protein, with the protein MKNRAGVFIDHENIRIRLEKLSPKKDIYDNDFIDKLRENLKSKGYINQSIYAYDDYLNSYFNKKQVLHHYKVIGINPVHTLNIKDSADLELSLDALEKCINDEFDIFFIVSCDKDMLPLIKKLKEKSKKVILVGLTFNSSNHVINLVDEFIPIEEIMGLPFDEHHLIKNDIIRGLRRCKDLFDWSTNKGKDLGKEFLIQKIKETLYCSNEHSLVIIEKLITNGILTEYQYTYSGKTVDGIKYVENATSTAIINGGIPNFN; encoded by the coding sequence ATGAAAAATAGAGCTGGGGTTTTTATTGATCATGAGAATATAAGGATTCGCTTAGAGAAATTGTCACCAAAAAAAGACATATATGATAATGATTTTATAGACAAATTACGAGAAAATCTAAAATCAAAGGGGTATATAAATCAATCCATATATGCATATGACGATTATTTGAATTCTTATTTTAATAAAAAACAGGTTCTTCACCATTATAAGGTTATTGGAATTAATCCAGTACATACTCTAAATATTAAAGATTCTGCAGATTTGGAGTTATCTCTGGATGCCCTTGAGAAATGTATAAATGATGAGTTTGATATCTTTTTCATAGTTTCTTGTGACAAAGATATGTTGCCATTAATTAAAAAACTAAAGGAAAAATCTAAAAAGGTCATACTGGTGGGACTTACATTTAATTCATCTAATCATGTAATAAATCTTGTGGATGAATTCATACCTATTGAAGAAATAATGGGCTTACCTTTTGACGAACATCACCTTATTAAGAATGATATAATTCGTGGATTAAGAAGATGTAAGGATTTGTTTGACTGGAGTACGAATAAGGGTAAAGATTTAGGGAAGGAATTCCTTATTCAGAAAATTAAAGAGACACTTTATTGCTCAAATGAACATTCTTTAGTTATAATAGAAAAATTAATAACAAATGGAATACTCACCGAATATCAATATACTTATAGTGGTAAGACCGTAGACGGAATAAAATATGTTGAAAATGCTACTTCTACTGCAATTATCAACGGAGGAATTCCTAATTTCAATTAG